From a single Micromonospora carbonacea genomic region:
- a CDS encoding GNAT family N-acetyltransferase, with protein sequence MARVEPVELTEDGLLLRPWRTADADAVHRACQDPDIQRWTTVPRPYLPEHARAFVGQISAGDWRAGTRAPFAVCDAATGELLASCGLVSVDRTTDSGEVGYWVAPWARGRGVATRATRAVARWAFDALGLRRLVWQAEIGNHASRLTALRAGFRVEGELRLADPSPGGRPEGWVGSLFPGDLPAPGEAGPAGPDSLDARRAAVFGRPQPTLFATVAGRELRLRPIEEGDLDAITDTCRDPHTVEWTTVPAPYERADAERFRRDVADAAWARGTGAYFTVADGDDRYVASVDLRLAAADPAQAMVGFMTAPHARGRGYLPAATTALAAWGFTTLGLARVEWRALVGNTASRRVAEKAGFTMEGTARGFLPTRAGTRADAWVASLLPGDLAAPAPPGPSRGNR encoded by the coding sequence CTGCTGCTGCGACCCTGGCGGACGGCCGATGCGGACGCCGTGCACCGGGCCTGCCAGGATCCGGACATCCAGCGCTGGACCACCGTACCGCGCCCGTACCTGCCGGAACACGCCCGCGCCTTCGTCGGCCAGATCAGCGCCGGGGACTGGCGGGCCGGGACCCGCGCGCCGTTCGCCGTCTGCGACGCCGCCACCGGCGAGCTGCTCGCCTCGTGCGGGCTGGTCTCGGTGGACCGCACGACGGACTCCGGCGAGGTCGGCTACTGGGTCGCGCCGTGGGCCCGGGGCCGGGGCGTCGCCACCCGGGCCACCCGGGCCGTCGCCCGCTGGGCGTTCGACGCGCTGGGGTTGCGCCGGCTGGTCTGGCAGGCCGAGATCGGCAACCACGCCTCCCGGCTGACCGCGCTGCGCGCCGGCTTCCGGGTCGAGGGCGAGCTGCGGCTGGCCGACCCGTCGCCCGGCGGGCGGCCGGAGGGCTGGGTCGGCTCCCTGTTCCCCGGGGACCTGCCCGCGCCGGGCGAGGCCGGGCCGGCGGGGCCGGACTCCCTCGACGCCCGTCGGGCCGCCGTCTTCGGCCGGCCGCAGCCCACCCTGTTCGCCACGGTCGCGGGGCGGGAGCTGCGGCTGCGGCCGATCGAGGAGGGCGACCTCGACGCGATCACCGACACCTGCCGGGATCCGCACACGGTCGAGTGGACCACGGTGCCGGCCCCGTACGAGCGGGCGGACGCCGAGAGGTTCAGGCGCGACGTCGCCGACGCGGCCTGGGCGCGCGGCACCGGCGCGTACTTCACCGTCGCCGACGGCGACGACCGCTACGTCGCCTCGGTCGACCTGCGCCTCGCCGCCGCCGACCCGGCGCAGGCCATGGTCGGCTTCATGACCGCGCCGCACGCCCGGGGCCGGGGATACCTGCCGGCGGCCACCACCGCCCTGGCCGCCTGGGGTTTCACCACCCTCGGCCTGGCCCGCGTCGAGTGGCGCGCGCTCGTCGGCAACACCGCGTCCCGCCGGGTCGCCGAGAAGGCCGGTTTCACCATGGAGGGCACCGCCCGCGGCTTCCTGCCCACCCGCGCCGGCACCCGCGCCGACGCCTGGGTCGCGTCGCTGCTGCCCGGGGACCTCGCCGCGCCCGCACCACCCGGACCGTCCCGGGGCAACCGGTGA